The following are from one region of the Aquirufa lenticrescens genome:
- a CDS encoding outer membrane beta-barrel protein encodes MKKIIAIICLVLSTISLYAKEAQDSLLLKIDKRNQTLLDAGSSKRTLREELEIAFSKKGLVLSDSLWQDIRKAIKTDSDGDSSLSVRIGNSQVKIGIFKSGVGNQQSVASSQSTVNSGQWSGKKEEVRVGLDGVHVKDGNEETHVTWDGVYHREGNEVTKVIWGKDSTKIKRPNLYSRRGLNFYLGLNALTGVEPELAIPYPGAPAYVPNFTLDPMGSRYASIEISRFVTLSEGKKSAFRLGYGLEIDWYNFRFDHNRIATKGPNSVQFTTITSSTGKEVAMSKNKMSVSYLTLPIMPHFVFDKKSAVQMIAIGGYMSYRLDTWTKAIEEESGNLRKETSNLYVNPFRYGVRAEFALRHFPDLFFSYDLSPLFEPGKGPEMRGLAFGIRLL; translated from the coding sequence ATGAAAAAGATCATCGCCATCATCTGCCTAGTATTGAGCACTATAAGTCTATATGCCAAAGAAGCACAAGATTCGCTCCTGTTAAAAATTGACAAACGCAACCAAACTCTCTTAGATGCGGGAAGTTCAAAACGTACGCTAAGAGAAGAACTAGAAATCGCCTTCTCTAAAAAAGGGTTGGTATTAAGTGATAGCCTTTGGCAAGATATTAGAAAAGCTATTAAAACAGATTCGGATGGAGACAGCAGCCTTTCTGTCCGAATTGGGAATAGCCAAGTGAAGATTGGGATATTTAAGTCTGGAGTGGGCAATCAGCAGTCAGTAGCCAGTAGCCAGTCGACAGTGAACAGTGGTCAGTGGTCAGGTAAAAAAGAAGAAGTGCGGGTGGGATTAGACGGCGTGCACGTAAAAGACGGTAATGAGGAGACGCACGTGACATGGGATGGGGTTTACCACCGAGAAGGGAATGAGGTAACAAAGGTGATTTGGGGGAAAGATTCGACTAAAATCAAGCGCCCTAATCTATATAGCAGAAGGGGCTTAAACTTCTATTTAGGTTTAAATGCCTTAACAGGTGTGGAGCCTGAACTGGCTATTCCGTATCCAGGAGCGCCTGCCTACGTTCCTAACTTCACGCTAGATCCCATGGGATCACGGTATGCAAGCATCGAAATTTCTCGTTTCGTGACACTTTCAGAGGGCAAGAAATCCGCCTTCCGTTTAGGCTATGGTCTGGAAATCGATTGGTATAACTTCCGTTTTGATCATAACCGTATCGCTACCAAAGGGCCTAATAGCGTGCAATTCACAACCATTACTTCCTCTACCGGAAAAGAAGTGGCTATGAGCAAGAACAAGATGAGCGTTTCGTACCTAACCTTGCCTATTATGCCTCATTTCGTTTTTGATAAGAAATCAGCGGTTCAAATGATTGCCATCGGTGGATATATGTCCTATCGATTAGATACCTGGACCAAAGCGATCGAAGAGGAGAGTGGAAACTTGCGTAAAGAGACGAGCAATTTGTATGTTAATCCTTTCCGATATGGCGTACGAGCAGAATTTGCGCTTCGTCATTTTCCTGATTTGTTCTTTAGTTATGATTTGAGTCCTCTTTTTGAACCAGGTAAGGGTCCAGAAATGCGTGGATTAGCCTTTGGAATCCGATTATTGTAA
- a CDS encoding RNA polymerase sigma factor, whose protein sequence is MSTRLPSFTSETELIAACRQNNRQAQQFLFQKMAGKMLAVVKRYITNTSEAEDTLMEGFVKVFSKLDQYQGGGSFEGWIRKIMVNEALMSIRKNKDRYPVDIDVAFDLAHPDETLMQLGVQEIENLIATLPTGYRTIFNLYAIEGYSHAEIADLLAISEGTSKSQLSRARALLQNQLITLQL, encoded by the coding sequence TTGAGTACACGTTTACCATCCTTTACTTCTGAAACCGAGCTCATCGCCGCCTGCCGACAAAACAATCGACAAGCGCAACAGTTCTTGTTTCAAAAAATGGCAGGAAAGATGCTCGCCGTGGTGAAACGGTATATCACGAACACCTCAGAAGCAGAGGATACCTTGATGGAAGGTTTTGTGAAGGTATTCTCTAAACTTGACCAGTACCAAGGAGGCGGGAGTTTTGAGGGCTGGATTCGCAAGATTATGGTAAATGAGGCCTTAATGTCGATTCGCAAAAACAAAGATCGCTATCCGGTGGACATCGATGTGGCCTTTGACTTGGCTCATCCAGATGAGACACTAATGCAATTAGGAGTGCAAGAAATTGAAAACTTAATCGCCACCTTACCTACCGGTTACCGGACTATATTTAATTTATATGCCATAGAGGGCTACTCCCACGCGGAAATTGCGGACTTATTAGCGATTTCAGAAGGAACTTCTAAGTCTCAGTTATCCCGTGCACGAGCCTTATTACAAAATCAACTAATCACCTTACAGCTATGA
- the murI gene encoding glutamate racemase, translating into MPNSAPIGIFDSGIGGLTLAHAITELMPQENIIYFGDTAHLPYGDKSATAIQAYSVKICNLLLEKNCKLILIACNSASAAAYDLVKAYVGTKAKVVNVIDPVIAYLDQNWENRTLGLIGTKQTVNSGIYANKAEALGKHIQVKSLATPLLAPMIEEGFFSNSISEHIIKEYLAQPTLQGIEGLILGCTHYPLIKAQIDAYYKGSISVIDTSIIVAEEIKRILTSEDMLHNGKESSRQFYVSDYTDSFEKSTQIFFGEAIKLTQYPIWD; encoded by the coding sequence ATGCCAAACTCAGCGCCCATCGGGATTTTTGATAGTGGAATTGGAGGATTAACTCTGGCGCACGCCATTACCGAGTTGATGCCGCAGGAGAATATCATCTATTTTGGGGATACGGCGCACTTGCCTTATGGTGATAAATCGGCGACTGCGATTCAGGCGTATTCGGTGAAGATTTGTAATTTGTTGTTAGAAAAGAATTGCAAGCTGATTTTGATTGCGTGTAATTCAGCTTCGGCGGCGGCCTATGATTTAGTGAAGGCTTATGTAGGGACGAAGGCCAAAGTCGTGAACGTGATTGACCCGGTGATTGCGTATTTGGACCAAAACTGGGAAAACAGAACCCTCGGTTTAATTGGAACGAAACAAACCGTCAATTCGGGGATCTATGCGAACAAGGCAGAAGCGCTGGGAAAGCATATACAGGTGAAATCTTTGGCAACCCCTTTATTAGCCCCGATGATCGAAGAGGGTTTCTTCTCTAATTCAATCTCTGAACACATCATCAAAGAATACTTGGCACAACCTACCTTGCAAGGTATCGAAGGTTTAATCCTAGGATGTACTCATTATCCGCTGATTAAAGCGCAGATCGATGCCTATTACAAAGGAAGCATTTCGGTAATTGACACGTCCATCATTGTGGCGGAGGAAATCAAACGGATATTAACGTCTGAAGATATGTTGCACAATGGCAAAGAGTCGAGCCGCCAGTTCTATGTCTCGGATTATACAGATTCATTCGAAAAGTCTACCCAAATCTTCTTTGGGGAGGCTATCAAATTAACACAATACCCGATCTGGGATTAA
- a CDS encoding DUF420 domain-containing protein translates to MEANKKNDQLINVLSVAIPVAVAILIGIQTKINLGQWTKVLPHVIGLLNSTTALSLVIGLIGVKSGNIGLHRKAMGAAFIQGSLFLVLYILYHISNPSTPFGGEGWIRPVYYFLLISHIVLSIGVVRLVLKAIYYALTNNIVAHKAIVKWAYPIWLYVSVSGVIVYLLISPYYV, encoded by the coding sequence ATGGAAGCAAATAAAAAAAACGACCAGTTAATTAATGTGTTATCGGTAGCAATCCCGGTGGCGGTGGCAATTTTGATTGGGATTCAAACAAAAATCAATTTAGGTCAATGGACTAAAGTATTGCCGCACGTCATAGGCCTATTGAATTCGACGACAGCCTTAAGTTTAGTCATTGGTTTAATTGGCGTAAAAAGCGGAAACATTGGCTTACACCGTAAGGCGATGGGAGCAGCCTTTATACAAGGTTCTCTTTTCTTAGTACTGTATATTCTGTACCATATTTCAAATCCATCGACTCCTTTTGGTGGTGAAGGTTGGATTCGTCCCGTGTATTATTTCTTATTGATTTCGCACATCGTGCTTTCGATAGGTGTGGTTCGCTTAGTATTAAAAGCGATTTATTATGCCTTAACGAATAACATTGTGGCACATAAAGCCATTGTGAAATGGGCCTACCCTATTTGGTTATACGTTTCGGTTTCTGGCGTTATCGTGTATTTATTGATTTCTCCTTATTATGTATAA
- a CDS encoding SCO family protein has protein sequence MNKKTGILFLVLILPVFVYLGLKTFGTNHFSLPRYIPAIDSTTGEIKMAKRLNPRWNEAEMDTVFQTIPPFSLTDETGKTFNSNSLKGKIYVASFFFTRCTTICPKITSQVSRVQDTFHQDPEVQLLSISVDPKFDQPEKLAAYAKRFDANKGQWYFLTGEKKVIYPLVLKGFHVPLADASEYDAAIKNPDETFIHSERLVLVDKAGVIRGFYDGTDKKEVDRLLVEIKVLKSIYTNE, from the coding sequence ATGAATAAAAAGACAGGCATATTATTTCTCGTATTAATATTGCCTGTCTTTGTTTATTTAGGACTGAAGACTTTTGGCACGAATCATTTTAGCCTTCCGCGCTACATTCCGGCCATCGATTCGACGACGGGAGAAATCAAAATGGCGAAACGCCTGAATCCACGCTGGAACGAGGCGGAGATGGATACGGTCTTCCAAACCATTCCTCCCTTCTCACTCACAGACGAAACGGGTAAGACATTTAACTCGAACAGCCTGAAGGGCAAAATCTACGTTGCTAGTTTCTTCTTTACTCGTTGCACTACCATTTGCCCTAAAATAACTTCGCAAGTAAGCCGTGTTCAAGATACTTTTCACCAAGATCCTGAAGTGCAATTGCTATCGATTTCTGTTGACCCTAAATTTGATCAGCCGGAAAAGCTAGCAGCCTATGCAAAACGCTTTGATGCAAATAAGGGACAATGGTATTTTTTGACCGGCGAAAAGAAGGTTATTTATCCATTAGTCTTAAAAGGATTTCACGTTCCTCTAGCGGATGCTTCCGAATATGATGCAGCTATCAAGAATCCGGATGAAACATTTATCCACTCTGAGCGGTTAGTATTAGTAGACAAAGCAGGTGTCATCCGTGGATTTTATGACGGAACCGATAAAAAAGAGGTGGATCGCCTATTAGTTGAAATCAAAGTATTGAAAAGTATCTATACCAACGAGTAA
- a CDS encoding cytochrome C oxidase subunit IV family protein, producing the protein MASHVVHGTSEKEIPAPNTGAIWKTFWILLILTAIEFVIAFTMAASTLRVAIFCGMTIVKAFYIVGEFMHLKHEVKSLIWAVLIPTVFVVWLLVALIYEGGHLY; encoded by the coding sequence ATGGCTTCGCACGTAGTACACGGAACCTCAGAAAAAGAAATTCCAGCTCCTAATACAGGCGCGATTTGGAAAACATTTTGGATTCTTTTGATTTTAACAGCAATCGAATTCGTTATTGCCTTCACGATGGCAGCTAGCACTTTACGTGTAGCGATCTTCTGTGGAATGACCATTGTGAAAGCGTTCTATATCGTAGGTGAGTTTATGCACTTAAAGCATGAAGTAAAATCCTTGATTTGGGCGGTTTTAATTCCTACTGTTTTCGTAGTATGGCTTTTAGTGGCCTTGATCTACGAAGGTGGTCACTTATATTGA
- a CDS encoding cytochrome c oxidase subunit 3: MSVAHAAPAVPENLTWQGGSEPLKSSYGKLMMWFFLLSDTFTFSALLITYGMIRFSQPAWEGAPADFYFSTTHWPIPEKVFEAVPFLHGMSLPLVFVGIMTFILIASSVTMVLAVEAGHRGDRKDVEKWMLWTIVGGFTFLGSQAWEWTHFIHGPEDLTLAAKQIIDGVSTPIEGANLVRNPYGPPAFADLFFFITGFHGTHVFSGVILNILIFFNAATGVYERRGHYEMVEKVGLYWHFVDLVWVFVFTFFYLV; the protein is encoded by the coding sequence ATGTCAGTAGCACACGCTGCCCCAGCGGTTCCAGAAAATTTAACTTGGCAAGGTGGTTCTGAACCCCTAAAGTCTAGTTATGGAAAATTGATGATGTGGTTCTTCCTTTTATCGGATACCTTCACATTCTCTGCCCTTTTGATCACGTACGGAATGATTCGTTTTAGCCAACCAGCATGGGAAGGCGCACCTGCGGATTTTTACTTCTCTACGACTCACTGGCCTATTCCTGAAAAAGTTTTTGAAGCCGTTCCGTTCTTACACGGAATGTCATTGCCTTTAGTATTCGTAGGTATCATGACGTTTATCTTGATCGCTTCATCAGTAACGATGGTACTGGCGGTAGAAGCTGGACACCGTGGTGACCGCAAAGATGTGGAGAAATGGATGCTTTGGACGATTGTAGGTGGTTTTACTTTCTTAGGTTCTCAAGCTTGGGAGTGGACGCACTTTATCCACGGTCCAGAAGATTTAACTTTAGCTGCAAAGCAAATCATTGATGGGGTTAGCACTCCGATCGAAGGAGCGAACTTAGTTCGTAATCCATATGGACCTCCAGCCTTTGCTGACTTATTCTTCTTCATTACTGGTTTCCACGGAACACACGTATTTTCAGGTGTGATCTTAAACATCTTAATTTTCTTCAACGCAGCTACAGGAGTGTATGAGCGTAGAGGTCATTATGAAATGGTGGAGAAAGTAGGTCTTTACTGGCACTTTGTCGATCTAGTTTGGGTATTCGTATTTACCTTCTTCTATTTAGTTTAA